From the Gammaproteobacteria bacterium genome, one window contains:
- the gcvT gene encoding glycine cleavage system protein T (catalyzes the transfer of a methylene carbon from the methylamine-loaded GcvH protein to tetrahydrofolate, causing the release of ammonia and the generation of reduced GcvH protein), translating to LVGLVVEQGRAVPREGYKVIVPGVGEGVVTSGTFSPTLQKGIALARVPRDTTDTAIIEIRNKQVEARVTKPCFVRHGKPVI from the coding sequence AGTTGGTTGGGCTTGTGGTTGAACAGGGTCGAGCCGTGCCGCGCGAAGGATACAAAGTGATTGTGCCGGGCGTGGGTGAAGGTGTGGTGACCAGCGGAACGTTTTCACCGACCCTTCAAAAAGGCATTGCCTTAGCGCGCGTGCCTAGAGACACAACGGATACCGCCATTATCGAAATCCGCAACAAGCAGGTTGAAGCGCGCGTCACAAAACCTTGTTTTGTGCGACATGGAAAACCTGTGATATAA
- the gcvH gene encoding glycine cleavage system protein GcvH: MSDIPADLKYSKDHEWVRDEGDGIVTVGITDHAQELLGDMVYVELPEVGAEISAGDEAGVAESVKAASDVYSPVSGEIVEVNEALEDAPETVNNDPYNDGWMFKVKLSDPSELDDLLSAEEYAELIANEG, encoded by the coding sequence ATGAGCGATATTCCAGCCGATCTGAAATACAGCAAAGACCACGAGTGGGTGAGAGACGAAGGTGACGGTATTGTCACTGTTGGCATCACCGATCACGCGCAGGAACTTCTGGGTGATATGGTGTACGTTGAATTGCCGGAAGTTGGTGCTGAAATCAGTGCTGGCGATGAAGCAGGCGTGGCAGAATCGGTCAAGGCCGCATCCGATGTCTATAGCCCCGTGTCAGGCGAAATCGTTGAGGTCAACGAAGCCCTCGAAGATGCGCCAGAGACTGTCAACAACGACCCTTACAATGACGGCTGGATGTTTAAGGTTAAACTGTCAGATCCGTCAGAATTAGACGATCTGCTCAGCGCGGAAGAATACGCGGAACTGATCGCCAACGAAGGGTAA